Proteins encoded within one genomic window of Panicum virgatum strain AP13 chromosome 1N, P.virgatum_v5, whole genome shotgun sequence:
- the LOC120654616 gene encoding protein arginine N-methyltransferase 5 isoform X1, translating into MPLGQRAGDKSDSRYCGVEVLDFPAGEGLPAVLNHSLASAFDFILAPLVDPNYRPTPGAVLPVSASDLVLGPAQWSNHVVGKISEWIDLDAEDEQLRLDSELTLKQEIAWASHLSLQACVLPAPRRSSCGNYARVVNQILQGLTNMHLWLRLPLEKSEPMDDDLDKVKNNNHMNEMVDSWELWNSFRLLCDHSSQLCVALDISSTLPSINSLGRWFGEPVRAAILQTNAFLTNGRGYPCLSKQHQRLLTGFFNHYVQVILSGRSNHNVPPVSEGVLLGDENHTEDAPVRHALSPYLDYTAYLYRRMDPLPEQERFEINYRDFLQSPLQPLMDNLEAQTYETFEKDVVKYTQYQRAVAKVLVDRVPDDAVSTTRTVLMVVGAGRGPLVRASLQAAEETGRKLKVYAVEKNPNAVITLHSLIKLEGWESMVTVISSDMRCWDAPEKADILVSELLGSFGDNELSPECLDGAQRFLKPDGISIPSSYTSFIQPITASKLHNDIKAHKDIAHFETAYVVKLHRIATLAPPQQVFTFTHPNFSPNASNQRYTKLQFEMPPDMGSCLVHGFAGYFDSVLYKDVHLGIEPNTATPNMFSWFPIFFPLRKPIYVPDGSPIEVHFWRCCAPTKVWYEWAVTTPTPSPIHNSNGRSYWVGL; encoded by the exons ATGCCTCTGGGGCAGCGCGCTGGGGACAAGAGCGATTCCCGCTACTGCGGGGTGGAGGTGCTCGACTTCCCCGCCGGCGAGGGCCTCCCCGCCGTCCTCAATCACTCCCTCGCCTCCGCCTTCGACTTCATCCTCGCCCCGCTG GTCGACCCCAACTACCGGCCCACGCCCGGCGCCGTGCTGCCCGTGTCGGCGTCGGACCTCGTCCTCGGCCCGGCCCAGTGGAGCAACCACGTCGTCGGGAAGATCAGCGAGTGGATTGATTTGGACGCGGAGGACGAGCAGCTCCGGTTGGACTCCGAGCTCACGCTGAAGCAGGAGATCGCGTGGGCATCTCACCTCTCGCTGCAG GCATGCGTTCTTCCTGCCCCCAGGAGATCTTCTTGTGGCAATTATGCTAGAGTTGTGAATCAAATTCTGCAAGGCCTGACCAACATGCAT TTGTGGCTTAGGTTACCTCTGGAGAAGTCGGAGCCAATGGATGATGACCTTGATAAAGTAAAGAATAACAACCACATG AATGAAATGGTAGACTCATGGGAATTGTGGAATTCATTCAGACTGCTATGTGATCATAGTAGCCAACTATGTGTGGCACTTGATATTTC GAGCACACTGCCATCAATAAACTCATTAGGCAGGTGGTTTGGGGAGCCTGTAAGGGCTGCTATTCTACAAACCAAT GCTTTTCTAACAAATGGAAGAGGATATCCTTGTTTGTCAAAGCAGCATCAGAGGCTGCTAACTGGATTTTTTAACCATTATGTTCAG GTAATACTCTCTGGGAGATCAAATCACAATGTTCCCCCAGTATCTGAAGGAGTTCTCTTAGGTGATGAGAACCACACTGAAG ATGCCCCTGTTCGACATGCATTAAGTCCATACCTGGACTACACTGCATACCTATACCGGAGGATGGATCCACTTCCTGAGCAGGAACGCTTTGAG ATCAATTACAGGGATTTTTTGCAGTCTCCTCTCCAG CCTCTAATGGATAATTTGGAAGCTCAGACTTATGAGACATTTGAGAAGGATGTTGTGAAGTATACTCAG TATCAAAGAGCAGTTGCTAAGGTTTTGGTTGATAGGGTCCCAGATGATGCGGTCTCCACAACTAGGACG GTGCTGATGGTTGTTGGAGCAGGCCGAGGACCTCTAGTACGAGCATCATTGCAG GCTGCTGAAGAAACTGGTCGCAAGTTAAAAGTATATGCTGTGGAAAAAAATCCTAATGCTGTCATTACTCTTCAT AGTTTGATCAAATTGGAGGGGTGGGAAAGCATGGTTACTGTAATTTCTAGCGACATGAGGTGCTGGGATGCCCCTGAAAAAGCAGATATTTTG GTCAGTGAATTGCTTGGGTCCTTCGGTGACAATGAGCTATCTCCTGAGTGTCTGGATGGTGCTCAGCGATTCTTGAAGCCAGATGGGATTTCTATTCCTTCTTC ATACACTAGTTTTATCCAACCAATAACAGCATCAAAGTTGCACAATGAT ATCAAAGCACACAAAGATATTGCACATTTTGAAACTGCATATGTTGTCAAACTACACCGCATAGCGACACTGGCACCTCCACAACAG GTTTTTACTTTCACACATCCAAATTTCTCACCAAATGCAAGCAATCAAAGGTATACCAAGTTGCAATTTGAAATGCCACCAGATATGGGATCATGCCTTGTGCACG GATTTGCTGGATATTTTGACTCTGTTCTATATAAGGATGTTCATCTTGGAATTGAGCCAAACACTGCTACACCAAACATGTTTAGCTG GTTCCCGATCTTCTTCCCGTTGAGAAAGCCCATCTACGTGCCCGACGGATCTCCTATAGAAGTGCACTTCTGGCGGTGCTGTGCTCCCACAAAG GTGTGGTACGAGTGGGCTGTGACGACACCGACTCCGTCACCCATCCATAACAGCAATGGCCGGTCATATTGGGTTGGTCTTTAA
- the LOC120654616 gene encoding protein arginine N-methyltransferase 5 isoform X2 has product MPLGQRAGDKSDSRYCGVEVLDFPAGEGLPAVLNHSLASAFDFILAPLVDPNYRPTPGAVLPVSASDLVLGPAQWSNHVVGKISEWIDLDAEDEQLRLDSELTLKQEIAWASHLSLQACVLPAPRRSSCGNYARVVNQILQGLTNMHLWLRLPLEKSEPMDDDLDKNEMVDSWELWNSFRLLCDHSSQLCVALDISSTLPSINSLGRWFGEPVRAAILQTNAFLTNGRGYPCLSKQHQRLLTGFFNHYVQVILSGRSNHNVPPVSEGVLLGDENHTEDAPVRHALSPYLDYTAYLYRRMDPLPEQERFEINYRDFLQSPLQPLMDNLEAQTYETFEKDVVKYTQYQRAVAKVLVDRVPDDAVSTTRTVLMVVGAGRGPLVRASLQAAEETGRKLKVYAVEKNPNAVITLHSLIKLEGWESMVTVISSDMRCWDAPEKADILVSELLGSFGDNELSPECLDGAQRFLKPDGISIPSSYTSFIQPITASKLHNDIKAHKDIAHFETAYVVKLHRIATLAPPQQVFTFTHPNFSPNASNQRYTKLQFEMPPDMGSCLVHGFAGYFDSVLYKDVHLGIEPNTATPNMFSWFPIFFPLRKPIYVPDGSPIEVHFWRCCAPTKVWYEWAVTTPTPSPIHNSNGRSYWVGL; this is encoded by the exons ATGCCTCTGGGGCAGCGCGCTGGGGACAAGAGCGATTCCCGCTACTGCGGGGTGGAGGTGCTCGACTTCCCCGCCGGCGAGGGCCTCCCCGCCGTCCTCAATCACTCCCTCGCCTCCGCCTTCGACTTCATCCTCGCCCCGCTG GTCGACCCCAACTACCGGCCCACGCCCGGCGCCGTGCTGCCCGTGTCGGCGTCGGACCTCGTCCTCGGCCCGGCCCAGTGGAGCAACCACGTCGTCGGGAAGATCAGCGAGTGGATTGATTTGGACGCGGAGGACGAGCAGCTCCGGTTGGACTCCGAGCTCACGCTGAAGCAGGAGATCGCGTGGGCATCTCACCTCTCGCTGCAG GCATGCGTTCTTCCTGCCCCCAGGAGATCTTCTTGTGGCAATTATGCTAGAGTTGTGAATCAAATTCTGCAAGGCCTGACCAACATGCAT TTGTGGCTTAGGTTACCTCTGGAGAAGTCGGAGCCAATGGATGATGACCTTGATAAA AATGAAATGGTAGACTCATGGGAATTGTGGAATTCATTCAGACTGCTATGTGATCATAGTAGCCAACTATGTGTGGCACTTGATATTTC GAGCACACTGCCATCAATAAACTCATTAGGCAGGTGGTTTGGGGAGCCTGTAAGGGCTGCTATTCTACAAACCAAT GCTTTTCTAACAAATGGAAGAGGATATCCTTGTTTGTCAAAGCAGCATCAGAGGCTGCTAACTGGATTTTTTAACCATTATGTTCAG GTAATACTCTCTGGGAGATCAAATCACAATGTTCCCCCAGTATCTGAAGGAGTTCTCTTAGGTGATGAGAACCACACTGAAG ATGCCCCTGTTCGACATGCATTAAGTCCATACCTGGACTACACTGCATACCTATACCGGAGGATGGATCCACTTCCTGAGCAGGAACGCTTTGAG ATCAATTACAGGGATTTTTTGCAGTCTCCTCTCCAG CCTCTAATGGATAATTTGGAAGCTCAGACTTATGAGACATTTGAGAAGGATGTTGTGAAGTATACTCAG TATCAAAGAGCAGTTGCTAAGGTTTTGGTTGATAGGGTCCCAGATGATGCGGTCTCCACAACTAGGACG GTGCTGATGGTTGTTGGAGCAGGCCGAGGACCTCTAGTACGAGCATCATTGCAG GCTGCTGAAGAAACTGGTCGCAAGTTAAAAGTATATGCTGTGGAAAAAAATCCTAATGCTGTCATTACTCTTCAT AGTTTGATCAAATTGGAGGGGTGGGAAAGCATGGTTACTGTAATTTCTAGCGACATGAGGTGCTGGGATGCCCCTGAAAAAGCAGATATTTTG GTCAGTGAATTGCTTGGGTCCTTCGGTGACAATGAGCTATCTCCTGAGTGTCTGGATGGTGCTCAGCGATTCTTGAAGCCAGATGGGATTTCTATTCCTTCTTC ATACACTAGTTTTATCCAACCAATAACAGCATCAAAGTTGCACAATGAT ATCAAAGCACACAAAGATATTGCACATTTTGAAACTGCATATGTTGTCAAACTACACCGCATAGCGACACTGGCACCTCCACAACAG GTTTTTACTTTCACACATCCAAATTTCTCACCAAATGCAAGCAATCAAAGGTATACCAAGTTGCAATTTGAAATGCCACCAGATATGGGATCATGCCTTGTGCACG GATTTGCTGGATATTTTGACTCTGTTCTATATAAGGATGTTCATCTTGGAATTGAGCCAAACACTGCTACACCAAACATGTTTAGCTG GTTCCCGATCTTCTTCCCGTTGAGAAAGCCCATCTACGTGCCCGACGGATCTCCTATAGAAGTGCACTTCTGGCGGTGCTGTGCTCCCACAAAG GTGTGGTACGAGTGGGCTGTGACGACACCGACTCCGTCACCCATCCATAACAGCAATGGCCGGTCATATTGGGTTGGTCTTTAA
- the LOC120654619 gene encoding glucan endo-1,3-beta-glucosidase 6-like, with protein sequence MGSGSGHGAAAVAVALVSWLCFASAGVGAIGANWGTQTSHPLPPDTVVRMLKDNRFQKVKLFDAEEGTMNALKKSGLEVMVGIPNDMLLTMATNMKSAEKWVDTNVSSYLNDGVNIRYVAVGNEPFLETYNGSFLQTTYPAIRNIQSALIKAGLGNQVKVTCPLNADVYASPTTKPSDGDFRTDIHDLMIAIVKLLSDNGGAFTVNIYPFISLYIDPNFPMDYAFFEGASSPIVDGSITYTNMFDANHDTLIWALKKNGYGNLPVIVGEIGWPTDGDRNANPQMAQRFNQGFMTHIASGRGTPMRPGPVDAYLFSLIDEDEKSIQPGNFERHWGIFTYDGLPKYQLNFGTANSGGLVKAKGMKYLERKWCVLKPSVSLNNPNLADNVGYACSMADCTSLGYKTSCGMLNLGGNVSYAFNNYYQKNDQDDVACGFQGLATTTGQDPSTGTCRFGIMIEVDSAFSLRLQRLGSNFLLMLLLVLLQLCLSFS encoded by the exons ATGGGTTCCGGGTCCGGccatggagcggcggcggtggccgtggcGCTGGTTTCTTGGCTGTGCTTCGCATCGGCAGGCGTCGGCGCGATAGGAGCGAACTGGGGCACGCAGACGAGCCACCCGCTGCCGCCGGACACGGTGGTGCGGATGCTCAAGGACAACCGGTTCCAGAAGGTGAAGCTGTTCGACGCCGAGGAGGGCACCATGAACGCCCTCAAGAAGAGCGGGCTGGAAGTGATGGTCGGCATCCCCAACGACATGCTGCTGACGATGGCCACCAACATGAAGTCTGCCGAGAAGTGGGTCGACACGAACGTCTCCAGCTACCTCAATGACGGCGTCAACATCAG GTACGTTGCAGTTGGGAATGAGCCGTTTTTGGAGACATACAATGGAAGCTTTCTGCAAACCACTTATCCTGCCATCAGAAACATACAAAGTGCACTTATAAAGGCTGGTTTGGGCAATCAAGTTAAAGTCACATGCCCTCTGAATGCCGATGTCTATGCATCACCAACCACCAAGCCTTCTGATGGGGACTTCCGCACGGATATTCATGATCTGATGATCGCTATTGTAAAATTGCTCAGCGACAATGGTGGAGCTTTTACTGTCAACATATACCCTTTCATAAGCCTCTACATTGATCCAAACTTCCCTATGGATTATGCCTTCTTTGAGGGGGCCTCGTCACCCATTGTTGATGGTTCCATTACTTACACAAACATGTTCGATGCGAACCATGACACACTTATATGGGCTCTGAAAAAGAATGGCTATGGAAACCTCCCAGTCATTGTTGGGGAGATCGGATGGCCTACTGATGGGGACAGGAATGCTAATCCTCAGATGGCTCAGCGCTTCAACCAAGGCTTCATGACTCATATTGCCTCTGGTCGAGGAACGCCGATGCGGCCTGGACCTGTTGATGCTTACTTGTTCAGTCTAATTGATGAGGACGAGAAGAGCATCCAACCAGGAAATTTTGAGCGGCACTGGGGTATCTTTACTTATGACGGCCTGCCAAAATACCAACTGAATTTCGGGACAGCAAATTCAGGCGGCCTTGTGAAAGCAAAGGGCATGAAGTACCTCGAAAGAAAGTGGTGTGTACTGAAGCCTTCGGTGAGCCTCAACAATCCGAATCTCGCAGACAATGTGGGCTATGCGTGTTCCATGGCAGACTGCACCAGCCTTGGTTACAAGACTTCGTGCGGGATGCTGAACTTAGGTGGCAACGTCTCATATGCATTCAACAACTACTACCAGAAGAATGACCAAGATGATGTCGCCTGTGGGTTTCAAGGCCTTGCGACAACAACTGGCCAAGACCCCAGCACTGGGACATGCAGATTTGGTATCATGATTGAGGTCGACTCCGCCTTCTCATTGCGTCTGCAGCGGCTTGGAAGCAACTTCCTCTTGATGCTCCTGCTTGTGCTTCTCCAGCTATGCCTGTCATTCTCATAA